From the Deltaproteobacteria bacterium genome, the window CCGATATCGGCCTGTTGAGCCAGGTATTTGCCAATCTCTTTTCCAATGCCGTCAAATACACCCGGCCGGTCCGTGATCGTGACGGGTGTGAGCGGAAGTTCATTTCTTACGGATGGGAGTGGATGCCCAATCATTTCGGGCCCGGACAGAGAGCGGTCAAGATCAATGTCTTCTCGACGGGGCCTCATGTGCCGGACAAGGACCGGGCTCAATTGTTCGACCCGGATTTTCGGGCCGAAACTTCGGCCGGGGAGCCTGGATCGGGACATGGGCTGTCTTTCGTCAAGCAGATCGTTGAGCTCCATGGAGGTCAGGTCGGCTACGCTGCGACGGAAATGGGCAACGATTTTTTTATCATACTTCCGGCCAACGGTTCGGCCGCCTGAATTGTGTTGCAGAATAAAAGCCTTTACACATAGCGGCTGGGCCCGCGAAAGGCAAGGGCGGGTTTTCCGGACGATTCCGGAAATCCCGCCCTTGATTGTTTTGTGAGAGACTCACTCCTTTTCTTCCACCTGCTCGGCGACGAACCATAACGAATAGGAACTCATGGCTAGGTAGGCATGGGTCGAAAAAATTCGGCACGGATCTGTTCGTCGAGGGCCTTGTGCATTTTTGCGCCGAGCAGGGAGCGTCTCATCAGATTTTTTCAAAGTATTCTTTTTCAGCGCCGCACTTGGGGCAGACCCAGTCGTCAGGAAGATCCTCAAAGGGTGTTCCCGGTTCGATGCCGTTTTCTGGATCACCCAGCTCTGGATCGTAGACATATTTGCAAGGGCACTCATACTTGGACATGTCGCTCATTGTCTCCTCCGTGGTCGATGATTGAAATGGACGCATTGCGATTGAAAACCGAATGCATGTGCCAATAATAAACAGTATTCATGATAACTGGTTGAAATAATTTTGTCAATAGGAACTGTTCCTAACTTATTGCATTTGAAATAAAAAACCCGCCGAAAGGCGGGTCGTCGGAAACGTCAGGGAGCAAGAACAATCAGGCGGACATAGCCTGAACGGCTTTGGCCAGACGAGCCATACGTCGACCGGCGTTGCGCCAGTGAATGATGTTTTTGGATGCGGCCTTGTCCAGAACAGCGTTGGCCTGTCCAAGAACCTTGGCAGCGGTTTCGCCGTCACCGGCCTCAATGGCCTGCCGGACAGCCTTGACGGTATTCTTGACCCTGGTTTTGACGATCCTGTTCCTGTCTCTGCGTTTCAGGCTCTGGCGGTGCCTCTTGAGAGCCGACTTGTGGTTGGCCAATGTCTTTCCTCCTGAATGGTGATGAAGTGTTTAAAATGCCACGAGGGAATGTTCCCTGAATAGTTTGGTGAAAGGGAGTTTCTATGTTCGACGGCTGATGAATGTCAAGAAAAATCGGTCAAACACGGTAAAAAAGGGCCGGGTCCTTTCGGACCCGGCCCTTTTCGTGCGGTATCAGGCGGCAGGCAATCTTAGAAAGCGTAGACCAAGCCGAGGGACAGCCTGTAGGCGGCGTCGCTCTTCCGATCGTCGTCGAACTTGGGCTTCAGGTAGCCAAGCTCGGCCACAGCGGTCAGCTCTTCGAAGATCTTGTACTTGGTGTCGAAATCGGCTTCCCAGAGGCTGTCCTTCTTGTCGAAGTACATGCCGGTGTCGTCGTCGCTGGTGCCCTTGGCGTACATCAAGGTGAAGGTGTGGGACAGACCCTCGACGAAGGTCAGATCCTTGATCTTACCACCGACGGCCCACAGGGGAGCGACCTGCCAGTAACCGTCGGTCGCGCCGCCGGTCAGCAGGGAGGTGCCATCATAGAAGAAAGAGGTGGCGGTCAAATCCGGGGAAATGGTGGGCATGACGGTGTACTTGTCGTCGTCCTTGTCCTTTTCGCCGCTCATGTAGACAAAGAACAGCTCGGGGGTCATGAAGTCCATCTTGTAGTCGACGGCGGCGTCAAAGACCCAGC encodes:
- a CDS encoding rubredoxin, with translation MSKYECPCKYVYDPELGDPENGIEPGTPFEDLPDDWVCPKCGAEKEYFEKI
- a CDS encoding 30S ribosomal protein S20; this translates as MANHKSALKRHRQSLKRRDRNRIVKTRVKNTVKAVRQAIEAGDGETAAKVLGQANAVLDKAASKNIIHWRNAGRRMARLAKAVQAMSA